One Corynebacterium efficiens YS-314 DNA segment encodes these proteins:
- a CDS encoding transposase, with protein MIDELKAWGVNPPVVVADAGYGDNGLFRTALTTRGLDYVVQVKGLTSVHPGDVVFDTPEYSGFGRPKKPSVPDPTYPGPGTGPITPGRTVPPRVLATR; from the coding sequence ATGATCGACGAACTTAAGGCTTGGGGTGTGAACCCACCGGTGGTGGTCGCGGACGCTGGATACGGTGACAACGGATTATTTCGCACCGCACTGACCACCCGCGGGCTGGATTATGTTGTGCAGGTCAAAGGATTAACCAGCGTGCACCCCGGTGACGTGGTCTTTGACACCCCAGAGTATTCCGGGTTCGGCCGGCCGAAGAAACCTTCGGTACCGGACCCCACCTATCCAGGCCCAGGAACTGGCCCAATCACTCCCGGTCGCACAGTACCGCCCCGTGTCCTGGCGACAAGGTAG
- the istB gene encoding IS21-like element helper ATPase IstB: protein MLAEWADKGTPKQREYLHGLLIAEQQSRRTARTTRLLRAAKLPMVKTLDGYDWTNISFPDGYGRDQLRRLDFIDTGGDLVFYGDVGTGKTHLACALVAQACQAGIPARFFTTASLVAHLRRAKDADRLDKELAGLARNKLLVIDEFGYLPIDTDGARLLFQVIADAYEKRSLILTTNLAFSKWGAVFGDDHMAAAVIDRIVHHGRLLHFTGESYRVKHALMT, encoded by the coding sequence GTGCTGGCGGAGTGGGCGGACAAAGGCACCCCGAAACAACGCGAGTACCTCCACGGACTGCTCATCGCCGAGCAGCAGTCCCGCCGCACCGCCCGCACCACCAGACTGCTGCGGGCGGCGAAGCTGCCGATGGTCAAAACCCTCGACGGCTACGACTGGACCAACATCAGCTTCCCCGACGGTTACGGCCGGGACCAGCTGCGGCGGCTGGACTTCATCGATACCGGCGGGGATCTGGTCTTCTACGGCGACGTCGGCACCGGGAAAACACATTTGGCCTGCGCACTGGTGGCCCAGGCCTGTCAGGCGGGGATCCCGGCGAGGTTTTTCACCACCGCCTCGCTGGTCGCGCATCTACGCCGCGCCAAGGACGCCGACCGGCTCGACAAGGAACTGGCCGGCCTGGCTAGGAACAAGCTGCTGGTGATCGACGAATTCGGCTATTTACCCATCGACACCGACGGGGCCCGTCTGTTGTTCCAGGTCATCGCGGACGCCTACGAAAAGCGCAGCCTGATTCTGACGACGAACCTGGCGTTTTCCAAGTGGGGTGCCGTCTTCGGTGACGATCACATGGCCGCCGCGGTCATTGACCGGATCGTCCACCACGGCCGGCTGCTGCACTTCACCGGCGAGTCCTACCGGGTCAAACACGCGCTGATGACCTGA
- a CDS encoding transposase, with product MFDHEHKTTTHTPGDLQDFVAEIFASLVRKDQRATSSYYLQELMLEGRRKSMQPMGERLGIDHQRLQQFVSTSPWPVEPVRKSLANRVISLVQPDAWVVDDTGFVKDGSPLTRSRPAILKAHWAKSAMFRSG from the coding sequence ATGTTTGATCATGAACACAAAACCACCACCCATACCCCAGGCGATCTCCAGGATTTCGTCGCCGAAATCTTCGCCTCCCTGGTCCGCAAAGACCAACGCGCCACCTCCAGCTACTACCTGCAGGAGTTGATGTTGGAGGGGCGCCGGAAATCCATGCAACCCATGGGCGAACGACTGGGTATTGATCACCAGCGACTCCAGCAATTCGTCTCCACCTCACCCTGGCCAGTCGAACCGGTCAGAAAATCCCTGGCCAACAGGGTAATTTCCCTTGTTCAGCCCGATGCCTGGGTTGTCGATGACACCGGTTTCGTCAAAGACGGATCACCCCTCACCCGGAGTCGCCCGGCAATACTTAAGGCACACTGGGCAAAGTCGGCAATGTTCAGATCGGGGTGA
- a CDS encoding transposase — MSVHAVTDVASCPLNWRLFLPASWDETTTDSEEERTLIRQRRAKALIPADIGHRRKVGTSM; from the coding sequence GTGAGTGTGCACGCCGTGACCGACGTGGCGTCGTGTCCACTTAATTGGCGGTTGTTTCTCCCCGCCAGCTGGGATGAGACCACCACCGACTCGGAGGAAGAACGCACCCTCATCCGGCAACGCCGGGCCAAAGCCCTGATCCCTGCTGATATCGGGCACCGCCGGAAAGTGGGAACTAGCATGTGA
- the cydC gene encoding thiol reductant ABC exporter subunit CydC, producing the protein MIPVQLIRTRDLVSPVLAGTLTLVASIALTVVSAWLITRAWQMPPVMDLTVAVTAVRALGITRAVFRYIERLVSHDVALSSAARARSVAYERLAGSGASVGAMSRGSLLTRLGSDIDAVADVIVRAIVPVGVAAVTGVLSVSFAALLSWEVALVLAVGLVLAAVVPSGLSARAVRQAEALRARSVEAYTAAVDRVLADAVALRVGGGMEPALAQADSAARSYARAGESGASADAVGAASSLWIHGLTITGVLLVAGTAYLDGGHSPQWLAVLVLLSLAAFEAVSVLPNAAVAWTRGAGARARLEEVLRGSGALGVVPAAGAVVSDEPRLVARDLSYGRDTDLGVINLDLPFGARHEIIAPSGSGKTTLLMTLAGILPPRGGEVSVDGYSPASVSGTVVLFSAEDAHVFATTVRDNLALGAADASDEEMMEVLEAVGLADWVAELPGGLDTVLGSGAASLSGGQRRRLLLARVLLTDAPILLLDEPVEHLDAGGAAEMLEMLNRDALPGRRARRTVVVVRHPR; encoded by the coding sequence TTGATTCCCGTGCAGCTCATCCGCACGCGTGACCTGGTCAGCCCTGTCCTGGCCGGAACACTGACCCTGGTGGCGTCCATCGCGCTCACCGTGGTGTCGGCGTGGCTGATCACGCGCGCCTGGCAGATGCCACCGGTGATGGACCTGACCGTGGCGGTCACCGCCGTGCGCGCCCTGGGCATCACCCGCGCGGTGTTCCGCTATATCGAACGGCTGGTCTCCCACGATGTGGCCCTGAGCAGTGCGGCACGCGCCCGCTCGGTGGCCTATGAACGGCTGGCGGGATCCGGGGCGTCGGTGGGGGCGATGTCGCGTGGTTCCCTGCTCACCCGGCTGGGCTCGGATATCGATGCCGTGGCCGATGTCATCGTCCGTGCCATCGTGCCCGTGGGTGTGGCGGCGGTGACCGGCGTGCTGTCCGTGAGCTTCGCTGCCCTGCTCAGCTGGGAGGTCGCACTCGTGCTCGCCGTGGGTCTGGTGCTGGCCGCCGTGGTGCCCTCCGGCCTGAGTGCGCGGGCGGTGCGACAGGCGGAGGCGTTGCGCGCGCGCAGCGTGGAGGCCTACACCGCAGCCGTGGACCGGGTGCTTGCCGACGCCGTGGCCCTCCGCGTCGGCGGCGGGATGGAGCCTGCCCTAGCTCAGGCTGATTCCGCGGCCCGCTCCTATGCCCGCGCCGGTGAATCCGGGGCCTCGGCCGATGCCGTCGGGGCGGCCAGTTCCCTGTGGATCCACGGGCTGACCATCACCGGTGTGCTTCTGGTGGCGGGTACGGCCTACCTGGATGGTGGCCATTCCCCGCAGTGGCTGGCGGTGCTGGTGCTGCTGAGCCTGGCGGCCTTCGAGGCGGTGTCCGTGCTGCCGAATGCGGCCGTAGCCTGGACCCGTGGTGCCGGTGCCCGGGCACGGTTGGAGGAGGTGCTGCGGGGGTCTGGTGCGTTGGGTGTTGTTCCGGCGGCTGGGGCTGTTGTCTCGGACGAACCCCGCCTGGTGGCCCGCGATCTCAGCTACGGCCGGGATACGGACCTGGGCGTGATCAACCTGGATCTGCCCTTCGGTGCCCGGCACGAGATCATTGCCCCCTCCGGGTCGGGTAAGACGACCCTGCTCATGACCCTGGCCGGCATTCTTCCTCCCCGCGGTGGCGAGGTGAGCGTGGACGGGTACTCCCCCGCTTCCGTGTCCGGGACCGTGGTGCTGTTCAGCGCCGAGGACGCCCACGTCTTCGCCACGACCGTCCGCGACAACCTCGCCCTGGGTGCCGCCGATGCCAGCGACGAGGAGATGATGGAGGTGCTGGAGGCGGTGGGTTTGGCGGATTGGGTGGCAGAACTCCCCGGCGGCCTGGACACCGTGCTCGGCAGCGGCGCGGCCAGCCTGTCCGGTGGCCAACGACGCCGCCTGCTCCTGGCCCGCGTCCTGCTCACCGACGCCCCCATCCTGCTTCTCGACGAACCCGTCGAACACCTCGACGCTGGTGGCGCGGCCGAGATGCTAGAGATGTTGAACCGCGACGCTTTGCCCGGCCGCCGGGCGCGACGAACCGTGGTGGTGGTGCGGCATCCGAGGTGA